From the Pseudodesulfovibrio alkaliphilus genome, one window contains:
- a CDS encoding DUF6485 family protein, with protein sequence MKKKDQCPRAKINEQYCTCTYSCDKHGICCECLHYHRQRGEIPACFFTAEEEKTYNRTVQFFIQRRS encoded by the coding sequence ATGAAGAAGAAGGACCAGTGCCCACGGGCCAAGATCAATGAGCAGTACTGTACATGCACCTACTCATGCGACAAGCATGGCATCTGTTGCGAATGTCTGCACTACCACAGGCAGCGCGGTGAGATTCCGGCCTGTTTCTTCACCGCCGAGGAGGAGAAGACATACAACAGGACCGTGCAATTCTTCATCCAGCGCAGGT
- the gcvT gene encoding glycine cleavage system aminomethyltransferase GcvT: MESLATTPLTDWHRENGAKMAPFAGFNMPVQYKGILIEHQHTREKAGIFDICHMGEFKLSGPGSMETLNKVVSHDLTTLDPGKCRYGFLLNRSGGIMDDLIIYCLGKDEYMLVVNGACRTKDFEHIRANLAAGPVLADISEETGKIDVQGPQSLSVLETLTEKKWNELKYFNFEPTDCLGFPMLVSRTGYTGELGYELYLPADKALSVWKKLAADARVEPVGLGARDTLRLEIGYPLYGQDLDEEHTPVEAGAGFFLKKESDYIGKSGLGEVRQMLVPLVIEGRRTARHHDEVHLPSGEKVGVVTSGSFAPSLGHCVALAYIRAEDVNVERFVIKTARTELEAKRTELPFYKEGTARMKV, translated from the coding sequence TTGGAATCCCTGGCAACCACCCCCCTCACCGACTGGCACCGGGAAAACGGCGCCAAAATGGCCCCCTTTGCCGGTTTCAACATGCCGGTGCAATACAAAGGCATCCTCATTGAGCACCAGCACACCCGCGAAAAGGCAGGCATCTTCGACATCTGCCATATGGGCGAGTTCAAGCTGTCCGGCCCCGGCTCCATGGAGACGCTGAACAAAGTGGTCAGCCACGACCTGACCACCCTGGACCCGGGAAAATGCCGCTACGGCTTCCTGCTCAACCGTTCTGGCGGCATTATGGACGACCTGATAATCTATTGCCTGGGCAAGGATGAGTACATGCTCGTCGTCAACGGCGCCTGCCGGACAAAGGACTTCGAACACATCCGGGCCAATCTTGCGGCAGGGCCGGTGTTGGCAGACATCAGCGAGGAAACGGGCAAGATCGACGTGCAGGGACCACAAAGCCTGAGCGTTCTGGAAACCCTGACCGAAAAAAAATGGAACGAATTGAAATATTTCAACTTCGAACCCACGGACTGCCTCGGCTTCCCCATGCTTGTCAGTCGGACAGGATACACGGGCGAGCTGGGCTACGAACTCTATCTGCCCGCGGACAAGGCGTTGTCGGTCTGGAAAAAACTCGCCGCCGACGCACGTGTCGAGCCGGTGGGTCTTGGCGCACGCGACACCTTGCGCCTTGAGATAGGCTATCCGCTCTACGGCCAGGATCTGGACGAGGAGCACACGCCCGTGGAAGCCGGGGCCGGGTTCTTTCTGAAAAAGGAAAGCGATTACATCGGCAAGTCAGGACTCGGCGAGGTCCGCCAGATGCTTGTTCCCCTGGTCATCGAGGGCCGCCGAACGGCCCGGCATCACGATGAAGTCCACCTGCCTTCGGGCGAGAAAGTCGGGGTTGTCACCAGTGGTTCCTTCGCCCCCAGCCTCGGGCATTGCGTGGCCTTGGCCTATATCCGCGCCGAAGATGTCAATGTCGAACGCTTTGTCATTAAAACGGCCAGGACTGAGCTAGAAGCGAAACGGACCGAGCTCCCCTTCTACAAGGAGGGAACAGCCCGGATGAAGGTCTAA
- a CDS encoding lysophospholipid acyltransferase family protein: MKISIDPGKLSFVLAAFYRAWVATLRFEPHGNLDEILKRGQDRRPLVLALWHGEIFPVTGFGHTISSDLVTFVSQSKDGEVIARVIERLGHVTVRGSSSRGGVKALLQAVRVMAGQNRMAVFTVDGPRGPRHKPKGGVIYLAQKAGAAIVPMRAYPKRAKIFKKSWDHFVLPMPFTRCPVYIGEPMEVTDEKLTEAVLVRELERLEQQMLALGAHELTTDR; this comes from the coding sequence ATGAAAATTTCCATTGATCCCGGCAAGCTTTCCTTTGTCCTTGCCGCCTTCTACCGGGCGTGGGTGGCCACGCTTCGCTTTGAGCCCCATGGAAACCTTGACGAAATTCTCAAGCGAGGACAGGACCGGCGACCGCTGGTGCTGGCCCTATGGCATGGAGAAATTTTCCCCGTGACCGGGTTTGGCCACACCATTTCCTCCGACTTGGTCACGTTTGTCAGCCAGAGCAAGGACGGCGAAGTCATCGCCCGGGTCATTGAGCGCCTCGGACATGTCACTGTCCGGGGGTCCAGCTCTCGCGGCGGGGTCAAGGCATTGTTGCAGGCGGTTCGGGTTATGGCCGGGCAGAATCGCATGGCCGTCTTTACCGTGGACGGCCCACGCGGACCGAGACACAAACCCAAGGGCGGCGTCATCTACCTGGCCCAGAAGGCGGGAGCGGCCATCGTACCCATGCGCGCCTATCCCAAGCGGGCAAAGATATTTAAGAAGTCCTGGGATCATTTCGTATTGCCCATGCCCTTCACGCGCTGCCCTGTGTACATCGGCGAGCCCATGGAGGTCACGGACGAAAAGCTGACCGAGGCGGTGCTGGTCCGGGAACTTGAGCGACTGGAGCAGCAGATGCTCGCCCTTGGAGCACACGAGCTGACAACGGATCGATAG
- the yedF gene encoding sulfurtransferase-like selenium metabolism protein YedF: protein MSETTLECLGLPCPQPVLRCKEAVESRNPRRITVAVDNDAARENVSRFLTTRGYSVETSMSGDTRIVTGTRGEAGPMPGLSNDPAPNDTHSAVVTGQRILVFIGADTIGSGDAELGGRLMVNFLSTLKEMGSELWRIILVNGGVRLSVPGSPCLEQLQSLETAGVSVLVCGTCLEHFGLTPHRRVGQTTNMLDVVTSFQLATKTVHV, encoded by the coding sequence ATGTCCGAAACCACCCTCGAATGCCTCGGCCTGCCCTGCCCCCAGCCGGTACTGCGCTGCAAGGAGGCTGTTGAAAGCCGCAATCCTCGACGCATCACGGTTGCTGTGGACAACGATGCGGCCAGGGAGAATGTCAGCCGCTTCCTGACCACACGCGGCTACAGCGTGGAAACGAGCATGTCCGGCGACACCCGCATCGTCACCGGGACCAGGGGGGAGGCAGGCCCGATGCCCGGACTGTCCAACGATCCGGCCCCGAACGACACCCATTCCGCCGTGGTCACAGGCCAGCGCATCCTTGTCTTCATCGGTGCCGACACCATCGGCTCGGGCGACGCCGAGCTTGGCGGTCGGCTGATGGTCAACTTCCTGTCCACCCTCAAGGAAATGGGCTCGGAGTTATGGCGCATCATTTTGGTCAACGGCGGGGTCCGGCTTTCCGTGCCCGGCAGTCCCTGCCTGGAGCAGCTTCAATCCCTTGAGACAGCTGGCGTCTCGGTACTGGTCTGCGGCACCTGCCTTGAACATTTCGGCCTGACCCCCCATCGCCGGGTCGGCCAGACCACCAACATGCTCGATGTGGTCACCAGTTTCCAGCTTGCCACCAAGACGGTTCACGTCTAA
- a CDS encoding pseudouridine synthase produces the protein MPQAQTVRLNKFLAQCGVASRRGADELVFSGRVAVNDERADTPGLQVDPTRDRVTVDHKPVCLPDAKAEIAIMLHKPVETVTTARDPQGRTTVLDLLPPQIVDRRPFPVGRLDFYSEGLLLLTTDGELCHRLTHPKWHLPKVYEVTVRGAVPEKAISIMQSGMTLKAGDRLAPAEVVLHPPVAGTQVLEITLIQGLNRQIRRMCEELGLTILRLRRVRQGPVELGNLKRGQWRELTDAELTALKKAVSLA, from the coding sequence ATGCCCCAAGCCCAGACCGTCCGTCTGAACAAGTTCCTTGCCCAGTGCGGCGTGGCCTCACGCCGGGGCGCAGACGAACTCGTCTTTTCCGGCAGGGTCGCGGTCAACGACGAGAGGGCCGATACTCCGGGCCTCCAGGTGGACCCGACCCGTGACCGCGTGACCGTGGACCACAAGCCCGTGTGTCTGCCCGACGCAAAAGCGGAAATCGCCATCATGCTCCACAAACCCGTGGAGACAGTGACCACGGCCCGGGACCCCCAGGGACGCACCACGGTGCTTGATCTGCTCCCGCCACAGATCGTTGACCGCCGCCCCTTTCCTGTCGGGCGGCTCGATTTTTATTCCGAAGGGTTGCTGCTGCTGACCACGGACGGCGAACTTTGCCACCGGCTGACTCATCCCAAATGGCACCTGCCCAAAGTCTACGAGGTGACCGTCCGCGGTGCAGTGCCGGAGAAGGCCATATCGATCATGCAGTCCGGGATGACCCTCAAGGCGGGGGACAGGCTGGCCCCGGCAGAGGTGGTGCTCCACCCTCCGGTCGCTGGCACCCAGGTTCTTGAAATCACTCTCATCCAGGGGCTCAACCGCCAGATCAGACGCATGTGCGAGGAGTTGGGGCTTACCATTCTGCGCCTTCGCCGGGTCAGACAGGGTCCGGTGGAGCTTGGCAACCTCAAACGGGGACAGTGGCGCGAACTGACCGATGCGGAACTGACTGCCCTGAAAAAGGCGGTCAGCCTCGCCTGA
- a CDS encoding LolA family protein codes for MSRKYFVTWSLAVCLVLAGFGQGVAGIAAEDMPDLIQQRYESLKTFRCDFVQELTNVASGDVERRQGRIWFRQPSQVRWETIEPEKELLVLGPAYAWDYIEADGVAIKYGVEALLDSKTVLRFISGRANLKEDFVVKTEWQGADDVRQRWGKGFTVLQLIPKEPEPGMVLAYVGVEPSTGLLRQIMIVDFYGNGNEVRLSNVEQDVPLAADMFTFTPPEGTHVEDNTRGF; via the coding sequence ATGTCTAGAAAATATTTCGTGACATGGTCCCTTGCTGTGTGTCTGGTTCTGGCCGGTTTCGGGCAGGGTGTCGCGGGGATCGCGGCCGAGGACATGCCGGACCTTATCCAGCAGCGATACGAAAGCCTCAAGACATTTCGGTGCGACTTTGTCCAGGAATTGACCAATGTGGCCAGCGGGGATGTGGAGCGGCGACAAGGCCGCATCTGGTTCCGTCAGCCTTCTCAGGTGCGTTGGGAAACTATTGAGCCCGAGAAGGAACTGCTTGTGCTCGGGCCTGCCTACGCCTGGGACTACATCGAGGCCGATGGGGTAGCCATCAAGTACGGGGTGGAAGCGCTTCTTGATTCCAAGACCGTGCTGCGCTTCATATCCGGCAGGGCCAATCTCAAGGAGGATTTCGTGGTCAAGACCGAATGGCAGGGCGCGGACGATGTGCGCCAGCGCTGGGGTAAGGGCTTCACCGTGCTCCAACTGATACCCAAGGAGCCCGAGCCGGGCATGGTCCTGGCCTATGTGGGGGTGGAGCCCTCAACGGGGTTGCTGCGTCAGATCATGATTGTGGACTTTTACGGCAACGGCAATGAGGTCCGGCTTTCCAACGTGGAGCAGGATGTGCCTTTGGCGGCAGACATGTTCACCTTCACTCCGCCCGAGGGCACTCATGTGGAGGACAATACGCGGGGGTTTTAG
- a CDS encoding DNA translocase FtsK, with the protein MARRQITAAQPRRKVHGREFVGLFFLFLSAFLFLSLLSFSPADPSFNQAVSEGWRVRNVVGVAGAYCAGFLVEMFGLGAMVWPFYFLYLGLSRFVGRMRISKIRWLGLVGLFVAFEAWATHPWLVDIPADAYGLLGGGFFGREIVTGLTQPYLRPAGTLLLWTFITIISFQAVAGFSWTVLWNRLLLGVAVLREALAARLARVRESRQAGVAARKRAQAEDGLDILAGEEDVEVRFIDLEEADNSASRNPPAVRRQKPAKPAKAASSGPVSEGGGLPGLDLLSPSPPQSSSQTQEVLQPLADRLKECLNDFNVQGEIQRVVPGPVVTMFEFKPAPGIKVSRIENLTDDIALALKAESVRIEAPIPGKDSVGIEIPNVDRQTVYLREVIESREFTSSESPLTLALGKDIHGITKVADLAKMPHLLVAGATGAGKSVGINGFLLSLLYKAGPDKVKLLLVDPKRIELAPYAALPHLVHPVVTEMSLAKSALEWAVFEMDCRYEKMAKLGVRNIEGYNKKIADMGENMPEEYEHMKPMPYLVIIIDELADLMMTAAKEVEQCIVRLAQLARAAGIHLVLATQRPSVDVVTGLIKANFPTRISFFVTSKFDSRTILDSVGAERLLGKGDMLFKPSGGKLKRMHGAYVDEAEIAHVVDFWRESQPQEFELDFSDWKKDASGGEGAELISESDDPVYGEAVQFVLSQGKASISLLQRRFRIGFNRAARYIEQMEMDGLLGPQDGSKPRKVISPE; encoded by the coding sequence ATGGCGAGAAGACAGATTACAGCGGCTCAACCCAGGCGAAAGGTACACGGCAGGGAATTTGTCGGCCTTTTCTTCCTTTTCCTTTCCGCATTTCTCTTTCTGAGTCTGCTTTCGTTCAGCCCGGCCGATCCGAGCTTCAATCAGGCGGTCAGCGAAGGGTGGCGCGTACGCAACGTCGTCGGCGTGGCCGGGGCGTACTGCGCCGGGTTTCTCGTGGAGATGTTTGGCCTGGGGGCCATGGTCTGGCCTTTTTATTTCCTGTATCTCGGGCTGTCGCGATTTGTCGGTCGAATGCGGATTTCCAAGATCCGCTGGTTAGGTCTTGTGGGGCTGTTCGTGGCCTTCGAGGCGTGGGCCACCCACCCCTGGCTGGTGGATATTCCCGCCGATGCCTATGGGCTTCTCGGCGGCGGCTTCTTTGGCCGCGAGATCGTCACCGGCTTGACCCAGCCCTATTTGCGTCCGGCAGGTACCCTGCTTTTGTGGACGTTCATCACCATCATATCCTTTCAGGCCGTGGCAGGATTCAGTTGGACCGTGCTGTGGAACAGGCTGCTCCTTGGAGTGGCCGTGCTGCGTGAAGCACTGGCAGCGCGATTGGCCCGTGTCAGGGAAAGCAGGCAGGCAGGGGTTGCCGCCAGGAAACGTGCCCAAGCCGAGGACGGGCTGGACATTCTGGCCGGGGAGGAGGATGTCGAAGTCCGTTTCATTGATCTTGAGGAGGCCGACAACAGCGCCTCCAGGAACCCGCCCGCAGTCCGCAGGCAAAAACCGGCCAAGCCAGCCAAAGCCGCGTCTTCCGGTCCTGTCTCGGAGGGAGGAGGGCTTCCGGGACTTGATCTGCTTTCGCCGTCTCCGCCACAGTCATCGAGCCAGACCCAGGAAGTGCTCCAACCACTGGCCGACAGGCTCAAGGAATGCCTGAACGATTTCAATGTGCAGGGAGAGATTCAGCGGGTGGTTCCCGGGCCGGTGGTAACCATGTTCGAGTTCAAGCCTGCGCCGGGCATCAAGGTCAGCAGGATCGAGAATCTGACCGACGATATAGCTCTGGCTCTTAAGGCCGAATCCGTGCGCATCGAGGCTCCGATTCCCGGCAAGGACAGTGTGGGCATTGAAATTCCCAATGTGGACCGTCAGACCGTTTATCTGCGCGAGGTGATCGAGTCCAGGGAGTTCACCAGTAGCGAGTCGCCGCTGACTTTGGCCCTTGGCAAGGACATCCACGGCATCACCAAGGTGGCTGATCTGGCCAAGATGCCGCACTTGCTCGTGGCCGGTGCCACCGGCGCGGGCAAGTCCGTGGGTATCAACGGTTTTCTCTTGAGTCTGCTCTACAAGGCCGGCCCGGACAAGGTGAAGCTGTTGCTGGTGGACCCCAAGCGCATCGAGCTGGCTCCTTATGCTGCCTTGCCGCATCTGGTGCATCCGGTGGTCACCGAGATGAGCCTGGCCAAGAGCGCCCTGGAGTGGGCCGTATTCGAGATGGATTGCCGCTACGAGAAGATGGCCAAGCTCGGTGTACGCAACATTGAGGGATACAACAAAAAAATCGCCGACATGGGCGAGAATATGCCCGAGGAATACGAGCATATGAAGCCCATGCCCTATCTGGTCATCATCATCGATGAATTGGCCGACCTGATGATGACCGCCGCCAAGGAGGTGGAGCAGTGCATCGTCCGGTTGGCCCAGTTGGCTCGGGCCGCGGGCATCCATCTTGTGCTGGCCACCCAGAGACCGAGCGTGGACGTTGTCACCGGCCTGATCAAGGCCAACTTCCCGACGCGCATCTCGTTCTTTGTCACCTCGAAGTTCGATTCGCGCACCATTCTCGACAGCGTGGGCGCGGAGCGGTTGCTGGGCAAAGGCGATATGCTCTTCAAGCCAAGCGGCGGCAAGCTCAAGCGGATGCATGGCGCCTATGTCGACGAGGCGGAGATTGCGCACGTTGTCGACTTTTGGCGCGAGAGCCAGCCTCAGGAGTTTGAGCTGGATTTTTCGGACTGGAAGAAGGACGCTTCGGGCGGGGAAGGGGCCGAACTGATCAGCGAGTCCGACGACCCTGTGTATGGCGAGGCGGTGCAGTTCGTGTTGAGCCAGGGCAAGGCGTCCATATCGCTGCTCCAGCGCCGCTTCCGCATCGGCTTCAACCGAGCGGCAAGGTATATTGAACAGATGGAGATGGACGGCTTGCTCGGCCCACAGGACGGGAGTAAGCCGAGAAAGGTCATCTCGCCGGAATAA
- the efp gene encoding elongation factor P — translation MISTKDFRTGLKIEIDGKPFEIIEFQHFKPGKGGAMVRTKLRHMKTGQVLDKTFRSGEKVKKPDMAVVNMQFIYKEGTDFVFMDLESYEQMHVSGENVGEAGGYIKEGDTVKVLLYNGELIGVDLPANVNLKVAQTDPGIQGDRVSNATKPATLETGIQVNVPLFINAGDLIKVDTRSGEYLGRE, via the coding sequence ATGATATCGACCAAGGATTTCAGGACTGGCCTGAAAATCGAGATCGACGGAAAACCGTTCGAGATCATTGAATTTCAGCACTTCAAGCCCGGCAAGGGCGGGGCCATGGTGCGGACCAAGCTGCGCCACATGAAGACCGGACAGGTGCTGGACAAGACCTTTCGCTCCGGCGAGAAAGTCAAAAAACCCGACATGGCCGTGGTCAACATGCAGTTCATCTACAAGGAAGGCACGGACTTCGTGTTCATGGACCTTGAAAGCTATGAGCAGATGCATGTCTCGGGCGAGAATGTCGGCGAGGCAGGCGGCTACATCAAAGAGGGCGACACGGTCAAGGTTCTGCTTTACAATGGTGAGTTGATCGGCGTCGACCTTCCGGCCAATGTCAATCTCAAGGTGGCCCAGACCGACCCCGGCATACAGGGCGACCGCGTGAGCAATGCCACCAAGCCTGCCACGCTGGAGACCGGCATTCAGGTCAACGTGCCGCTGTTCATCAATGCGGGGGACTTGATCAAGGTGGATACTCGCAGCGGCGAATACCTCGGACGCGAATAA
- a CDS encoding type II 3-dehydroquinate dehydratase, whose translation MTKFDILILNGPNLGHIGRRQPEIYGSQTMDDLPGIVRTLMGGSADDIVLSHFQSNSEGALVDRLEQTRVDGTAGIVFNAGAYTHTSLAIADCLAWIGVPCVEVHISNIWARTDQPLRQQSLMGGRCVGVIAGFGILGYGLAVQALHQRLAGQSD comes from the coding sequence ATGACCAAATTCGACATCTTGATACTCAACGGCCCGAACCTGGGGCATATCGGCAGACGGCAGCCGGAGATCTACGGCTCCCAGACCATGGACGACCTGCCCGGCATTGTCCGCACCCTCATGGGCGGGAGCGCTGACGACATCGTCCTGAGCCATTTCCAATCCAATTCCGAAGGGGCGCTCGTGGACCGTCTGGAGCAGACCCGGGTCGATGGCACGGCGGGAATTGTTTTCAACGCAGGGGCCTACACCCACACCAGTCTTGCCATTGCCGACTGCCTGGCCTGGATCGGCGTCCCCTGCGTGGAGGTCCACATTAGCAACATCTGGGCGCGGACCGATCAGCCCTTGCGGCAGCAAAGCCTGATGGGGGGGCGGTGCGTCGGCGTTATTGCCGGTTTCGGGATTCTGGGGTATGGGCTTGCTGTCCAGGCGCTGCATCAGCGCCTTGCCGGACAATCGGATTAA
- the yihA gene encoding ribosome biogenesis GTP-binding protein YihA/YsxC: MNRTIELVKTIYEIKQLEEFHEPQIALAGRSNVGKSSLVNRLAGRKSLAKISSKPGKTRSLNYYRVQPDGFFLVDLPGYGYAKCSKTEREKWGRLIEAYMTANPALKAVVVLLDSRLTPQKLDLELTSYLRGLGIPVIPVLTKADKPKQRERAALQTQWRDILQQLRLPLLFSSKTGMGEEKLWSILAEYADVAVPKPDSLESGDETN; this comes from the coding sequence ATGAACCGAACCATTGAGTTAGTCAAAACAATATACGAAATCAAGCAGCTTGAGGAATTCCACGAGCCGCAGATAGCCCTTGCCGGACGCTCCAACGTGGGCAAGTCCTCTCTGGTCAACCGTCTGGCCGGGCGCAAATCCCTGGCCAAGATCAGCTCCAAGCCCGGAAAGACGCGCAGTCTCAACTACTACCGGGTCCAACCCGACGGCTTCTTTCTCGTGGATCTGCCCGGCTACGGCTATGCCAAATGCTCCAAGACCGAACGCGAGAAATGGGGCAGGCTCATCGAAGCTTACATGACCGCCAATCCCGCCCTCAAGGCAGTGGTGGTTCTGCTCGATTCACGCCTGACGCCGCAAAAACTCGACCTGGAGCTGACCTCCTATCTGCGCGGCCTGGGCATCCCGGTCATTCCGGTGCTGACCAAGGCGGACAAACCCAAACAGCGCGAACGAGCGGCCCTCCAGACCCAGTGGCGGGACATCCTTCAGCAGCTGCGCCTGCCCCTGCTCTTTTCCAGCAAAACGGGCATGGGCGAGGAAAAGCTGTGGAGCATCCTGGCAGAATACGCAGACGTGGCCGTCCCCAAACCCGACAGCCTTGAATCTGGCGACGAAACCAACTGA